TGGTTCATCCAGGACAAGAAAGTTACTTTCCTCCATCATCAGCTCACATAGCCTCACCTTCGTCTGCTCTCCTCCACTCAGGGTGTTCATCGGCTGATAAATGTGTTCGTTTTTCAAACCGCTTCTCGCCAGACGCTTCCGTACATCCTTTTCTTGCATGAACGGGAATCTGGACCACACATATTGAAGAGCAGACTCTTTAATTGGCAGCGTGATTTCCTGCTCAAAATAAACTGGTCTCACGAAGCTTCCAATCTTCACTTCTCCTCCAAGTGGTTCAATGAGACCCAGTAAGGACTTGATCGTCGTTGATTTTCCGATTCCGTTGTATCCTGTGATCGCAATCTTCATATTCTTTTTGATCGTCAAATCGATGCCGCTAAACAATGGTCTCTCGTAACCGACCTGCAGCTCGTTCGCTATCACCACTTCTTGATTCGGTTCACGGCATACATCAAACTTGAAGCGTGGAACAGGTAAACTTGACGGTTTTTCAATGCGATCGATTTTCTCCAGCTTTTTTTCACGGCTCTTCGCTTGCTTGGCAGTCGAAGCCCTCGCTTTATTTCGGCGGATGTAATCCTCCAGCTTGTCGATTTCCTTTTGCTGCCGGACAAAAGCCTGATAGGTTTGTTTTTTCCGTAATTCATAGGCTTCTGTAAAAGCGTTGTAATCTCCTACATATCGAGTCAATTTTTTATGCTCTAAATGGTGGATCACTGTCACCACCGCGTTCATGAATGATGTGTCATGTGAGATCAGGATAAACGCATTCGGGTAATCCGATAGATATTTCTGAAGCCAGGTGATATGAACATCGTCCAAGTAGTTCGTTGGCTCATCCATCAATAAGACATCTGGTTGACTCAACAAAAGTTTCGCAAGCATCAACTTGGTACGCTGTCCCCCGCTCAACTGATCCGTCTCCGTAGTCATCCCTAAAGGTGTAATCCCTAAGCCTGCTGCTACTTCTTCTATTGTTGTATCGATTTTGTAAAACTCATGAGCATCCAACGTATCCTGGATTTTCCCGAGTCGTCCGAGATCTTTTTCTAAATTGATATTCTTCGGGTCTGATAAGCGTTCAGTGATGCTCAACATCTCTTTTTCTAGTTCATAAAAACGTGCAAATGCACCTTGCAAGTAAGTTTTGATGGTTTCTCCTTTTTTAAAATCAGGGTGCTGCTCTAGATAGCCGATTTCAATGCCTGGATGCCGTTCGATATCGCCGCCATCAGGAACTAACTCTCCAATAAGCAGTTTCAATAATGTAGATTTTCCGCTCCCATTGGCACCTACAAGCCCGACATGCTCACCTTTCAAAAGCCTGAATTCGATTTGATCGAATAAAGTCCGGTCACCAAAACCGTGTGTCAGTCCATTGACATGTAATATACTCATCGATTGTTCCTTCTTTCTATCTATAGTTTGGACCATCACACAAGACAACAGAACGAACGCTTCACTCTTTTGTATTTATCGCAAATTCCCCTTAAAATCAACAAAGTCCTGTAACAGAACCACATTTGCACTTATACTGAAGAAAGTACTTAACTTTTCTTTAGTAAAATGAAAAAAGCAGAGTGAACGAACACCCTGCTGCTGCTTTCCTGATCATAAGGACAGAAAAAATTCTTTCCGATCATTCTATGCCGGTAAAGGGGTTACGAGGATGTTGATCTGTTGTCTTGTGATGGCTTTTTCTAAAAATGGGCATACTTCTCCCATCATCAAGCCATTACAATTAAAAGCACAACAGATCGCATCATCATCTCGAAATAAACACCCTTTCGTTGGTTATTACTTCCATGTTATCGGATTTCACTACCATTGTAAAGCAGATTCCAAATCTCCAGCACAACAAAAGGCTGCCGAGCAGTTTCCCCCGGCAGCCTGAAACATCTTTTTATAGATGCTACTGAGACCTATTTATTCTTATTGGTAATGGATGGTATGAGATTTTCACTTCTCCTGGAATGAGAAAATCCTCTTGGGCATCTTTCAATAACATAAACATTCGCTTCCCAGCACCAGAATTAGCGGAATGAACCGTGATGGTTTCTGCAAATAATTTATGTTTCACCATATACTCTACAAGCATATATCCATTTCGATACTTGTTTTCTAAATCATGGTCTAAAGAAAGATGTTGAATATCCTTTTCCTTTAACAATTTAATACATTCTTCAATGTCAGAAGCTAAAATATAATTGTCGGGACATGGACGGACATCGTCTAAAAACACGTTAATTTTTGACAATATTTGTCTCCTTCCCGCTAGGTTAGGCCAAGTATAACACACTTAGTTCCAAAACCCGAAAACGATTATGAAATCAGCCATCATTCGACAAAAGTTCTTCTATTACGACATTTCCCCACGGAGCGATACGCACTACTACTTTATCAGCGCGCTCATCTTCAATAGTCTTTCCGGTGCCTTCTTCCACATAAAATCGTTCGATTCCATAATCAACCGTCAAAATATTAGAATATTCATCAATCCAACGGACTTTACCTTTTAAGACGATTTCATCATTTGTGACTTCAGGTTTATTCCGATGAACACTTTTCGCTTCATGAACATCGCCCGCTTTCTGAAGGACGACATATACCGTTTCCCTCTGTTCAATGTCCTCATCTCCTAATAAATTTTGAGATAAGGTTGAAATCTCGTAATTCAATGTCACGTAATCCCCGTAAAAGAGATCGCGCGGATCGATCGGTTCTGTTTTCAATACAACCTGTTCACCGATTTTCAACGTCAAATAATGTGATGCAGCTATGCCTGCAAGAGCCAACACTTGAAGCACGATCAAGAAATAGATCCATTTCTTTCGCATCATGATCGCCCTCCTTTTGCCTGGTGCGCCCATTTTCTTCTTCTCCGTTCAAGCAGCCAGCTTAGGATGAAGAGCAAAACCCCTCCAGCTAAGAAGAACATCGACTTTGGCAGAAAGTCCCAAGCCAATTGAATATAAGCGACGAGAGTACTGATCAGGAACAGAAAAGTCCCACGATTGATCCGTTCCGATTCTTCTAATTGGTATCCTTGTATCAATATGAATAAGGAATAGCTGAAGGCAAGCAGTAAATAAAGCAGGTCCCCGATTTCACTTATTAAGAACAACGGTAAAAATAAAGCAAGATCTAGCCAATTGGAATGTGTGCTCTGACGGAATTTGTTCCATGCAATCAAGGCACTGAGTCCAATCAGCATGATAAAATATAACGCGCCGCTTCCGATGACATCCCCTTCATAACGGACAAGTTCATCCAAAAAGAAGACATGGATGAAGATAACTGCTAAACTACCGATGATACTCATATTCCTGAATGCAAGCTGACCCTTCTCACCTGGAATCAATTCACTGATTCCATAAAGGATGAAGAAGATGATCGTCATCCATAAGTATGTTAAATCGTAGTCCACTAACAACGTTATTCCTGTAATTGAATAAGCGATTGTATAGATGTAATAAAAGAGTGGATGATTCTCTTTAAACGTCAAGTATCCTGCTGCAAACAGAATAAGGAAAGCTAATACAAAGCTGAAGCCTTGAAAAGAGATGGCACTATAGATCATGCCTGAAACACCGATCACCAAAGACAAGAGATAAATATAGCTGTTCGGAAGAATTGCATACGTTAATAAAGCGACCACCATCCATAAAATAAAGGCTGTTGCGGTATATGAAACGATATGGAACATTTGAGCAGTCAGGAATATTCCTGCTCCGAAGGTGATCACCCCGATTCCTACCAGAGCAATTCCAAGTGTTTCAGATCCTTTTTCAATGAGGCGGTATCCACTCAGCTGGAAACCGGTGAGTGCTGCGCAAATGATGACTAGCCTGAACAAATCACTCATGTTACCCCAATTGGAAGCTACAAACGTAAGAACCCCCAGGCCAATTAGAATACTTGCTAAGATCGGCAAAAGATTGTTGTTCTTTTTCTCATATAACGATAAGATACCGTCAAGCTGTTCTTTTTCAATCAGTCCTTTCTCTATCCATTTTGGACCCTCTTTTTTCAACCATCTTCGTTCATTCATCTCGCTCCCCCTCTCCTTACTAATTTATGAGGTCATATAAAAAAACATTTATAAATACATAAGGATCATTAGTGTAATTTTACACTAATTTTGCACTTTGGGATATACAAAAATGGTACTGTCCTAAAAGAAAGGCTTTGTTATACCTTATTGTTGATTTTCGAGACCACCGCAGGAAGTTTGAAGTGATGACTGGTCGTTGAGCTAGACATCACTACCTTGCATTTGCCTACTTCCGCGAGCCTCCTCACTTGCACAGGATTCTCAATACAAAAATGAACTCATATTTCGTGTCTACGATGAAAATTCTTGGAAGCTTTCCTTTTGCTGACTTCGACGTTCACCACAGGACGTGGTGGCTTTTAGTCGAAGGTCCTTATTATAGTCGAAGATCCATAAATCGCTTGGGGGGTCTCGCGTGGCTCGCTTTTCCAGCAGGAGTGTCGTGAATTTCTTCGGTAAAATCAAACTTAGTTAGAAATCAACATTATTATTTGACATAGCAAAAAAGTGTCAGGCACCTCCAACACAACAATTGTATACCACGATTTTTTTAAAATGTTGTTATTTCCGGAGAGACTCAGACCCTTTTGGGACAGCACCAATATATAGGAGAATTTCCTTCATATGAATAAGGTCTTGTTTAAAAATTGCCGGGAAACAGATTGAAAGTACGAAGTTTGTACGGATAATGTCGCTATCACCAACCCATTTTTCACAATGGATTGTTCTTTACTATCCAAGTTTTCAAGGTACTGGATTTTATTTTCCGCTTTCTTAAAAACAAGCGTTTCAGCTTTAGCGCCATTCTTCACACGAAAATCGACATCAACAACCTGGTCATTGTTCAGATCCAGCTCTTCAAAAATAGCTGCATATGTATAATAGAAATCAAGCGGATCAATAAGATCGTCATGTCGGTCTTCGATATTATTGAAGATGAGTGTTAGCAGATTTCGTATGGATAGGAAATCAAGCGTACTCTTGAGATCTTCGACGATAAAAAGAATCGCTGCTTGTTCTAGAGAATATTTCTTTCCCTTCTGAGGTGAACCGATCAAATTTCGAACATCCCTCTTCACCCAATTTTGAACGGCACTAGTTGAAAGACTGCTATACTCGATCTGATTTCCGAGAGAAACAATTTCGTTGATTGAGAAGCCCTTGTCCTGTCTCGGCCCTTTGATGATTTTTTCAAAAATGCCAGGAAATGAAGGTTCGGGAATTCCGTTCTCATCAAGCCCTTCTGATTGGCCATTCGATTCAAGCCAGGCTTGTTTCAGCACATCCAAGGGTGTTTTGTCTTGATCAGGCTGTAAAGATATGAGCAGTTTTGCCATTTGTTTACGGGTAAGTTTAAAGGAAGGCATAGTTTCACCTCTTCAAATATGGTCATTTGAACTTATCATACGCAATAAATGAGGGGAACGTCAATTGTTTGTAGAAATAAAAGGTAGAATTAATTAACGACTCTGTAATCAAGGCTTTCACTCCCTTTCCGCGGGTACAAGAAAAGCGGAAGCGACCCGTTTAGTCACATAGGTCACTGGAAAACGGACGAGGAGGCTCGAACCAAACAAAGACTTGGTTCTGCGTGGGCTAACTCATAAGGATGTCAATCAATGTGTCGCCGCCGCAGGAAATTTGAAGTGATCCAAGTGACTGGTCGATGAGCTAGACATCACTTCACTGCATTTAACCCACTACCGCAAGCCTCCTCACTTGCACAGGATCTCAACACAAAAATGAAATCATTTTCGTGTCTGCGATGAGAATTCTTAGAAGTCTTCCTTATGCTGGCTTCGACGTTCACCATAGTACGTGGTGGTATTTAGTCGAAGTTCATTATTATAGTCGAAGATCCTTTTAAAAAGTGTGGGGTCACGCCTGGCTCGTTTTTCCCGCAGGAGAGTCGCGAAATTCGCATAAAAATGTACCTATAATAAATCAACATTGCATTTCCCACAAAAATTTTCATTAAAATCTGAAACTCTTATCTTGAAAATTCCTTAAGGGTAATTTATACTATTCTCATAACTTAAGTTCAAATGAACTTGAAATGAGGTATGGAAAATGGCAAAGAGAATTTTTCTGTTTATCCTGACAAACATTCTAGTCCTTACTACTATCATGATTGTCTTATCGTTGTTAGGTGTAAACAATTACATCGGTGCTGATGGCAACATCATGTTCGGCCAATTATTGGTCTTCAGTGCGGTCATTGGTTTCAGTGGTTCATTCATATCGCTTGCAATTTCTCGTTGGATGGCTAAAAAAATGATGGGTGTCAAGGTCATTGACCCTGACAGACCAAATTCCTCATATGAACAAGATCTTGTGGAACGTGTACACCGTTTGTCACGTGCAGCTGGATTGACAAAGATGCCAGAGGTCGGAATCTATGATTCTCCGGAAGTCAATGCTTTCGCAACTGGTCCATCGAAACGTCGTTCACTCGTCGCTGTTTCAAGCGGATTACTGCAAAACATGGATGACGATGCTGTTGAAGGTGTATTGGCGCACGAAGTCGCTCACATCTCCAATGGGGATATGGTGACGATGACCCTACTCCAGGGTGTTATCAATACATTTGTTGTATTCTTATCACGTATTGCAGCATGGGCAGTCGCACAACTGGTTGATGAAGACAAAGCGGCATTGGTCCATTTCCTTGCCATCATTGTTTTCCAAATCGCATTTTCAATTCTTGGTGCGATTGTGGTCATGGCTTACTCAAGATACCGTGAATTCCATGCGGACCGTGGCGGTGCAGATCTAGCTGGGAAAGATAAGATGATTCATGCACTTGAATCCTTACGGGCTCACGTAAACCGGGTCGATACTCGTCAAGAATCACTTGCAACAATGAAAATCAGCGGTGGTAAGAAGAAGAAAATGCTGTTCTCGACTCACCCAGATCTAGACGAGCGTATCCGTCGTTTACATGCTAAATAATCAAATGAACATCCTCAGGGGTTGACCGACGTGTCAGCCCCTGTTTTTGGTATCAATCATTGCGATAAAGTGTCTTCTGGTTTACTATATATGTAAACACTATATCCTATAAAAAACTGCTTAATATAAAAAACGGTGAAACATAGCCTGAGATCGTTACGTCTATACTACAAATACGATTTCAGGGCATCGAAGAATAGATGGGATGTCCGGAAAAGGAGGAACTCACCATGTATCGACTTGCAACGATTTTTCTAGTCCTTCTTCTGACTGCATGTGGGACAAGCAATCAACCTGAAGAACCAGAATCCCAGCCGACAAATGGAGAAGCAAGTGAAGATAAAAAGGAGAAAAGTTCGGAAGGGAATGATAGCGTGTCAGATGAATTACAGCTTAACGTCGTTTCATTCACTGATAATAAAGTGGTGATTGAGCTCCAAAATCAGACGGAAAGTTCTAAAGAGCTCCAATTTTCCAGTGGTCAGCAATATGATATGTGGATCACGGATCAAGATGGAAAACAAGTCTTTCATTGGGCAGAAGGTAAAATGTTCACTCAAGCTTTGAAGACGATCACGATAGAACCAGGTCAGAAACATACGTTTGAAGTGGATATTCCAAAACTTGATCCCGGCACGTATAAAGTGAAGTTCAAAGTAACATCAAAACCGCCAATTGAGACATCATTTACACATACGATTGAATAATAAAGAAAACTTGGCTCAGCCAAGCCTTGGGCGCTGGCAAGAGCTTTAAAGGAGTATGAGCCCCCCTCGATGAAAGTCGATGGGGGTTCATCTCTTTTTTAATTTGTTCGCTGTAAGGCAAATGTTGTGATAATTTCTAATCTTGTCGCGATAATTTCATTTGTGTTGATGATTTTTCCTTTGTATTTTCTTATACACATACAACCCAAGTTTCCTTAATTCTTATGCACGCCCCATTTTACGAGTCCGCTTCCAATCACCAGGAGTGCTCCTGCAAACCCAAACACGTAAGCGGTCATGAAGCTTCCAGAAATCCAACCGCCGATGATTGGTCCCGTCAAATTCCCTAGGAATCGGCAGCTGGCAGTGACACCAAAAGCTCGTCCTTGTATATCATCTGGGGTTTTTTTATGGATCAACGTCTGAATTGCCGGCCAGACGCCACCTAATATCAAGCCTTGCAGAAATCTCCATATATAAAGCTCATAGATATTATCTGTCCATAATTGCGGAAAGAATAACAACCCGCTTAACAACATAACGACCGGAAGCATCTTGATATGCCCGATCCGATCACCTAATTTTCCGAGATAGGGTGATCCAATAATCGTGGCAATTCCAAGGATTGATGCAGCTAACCCAGCAAGAAGAGCTAAGTTTTCCGGGTTATGCACGAAGGTTTTCACGAAAATCGTCATCATCGAGTTTGTACTTAACATCGCTGCTTGTAATAGAAACGTGGCAATGAATAAAATAAGAAGCTGCTTATTGCGTAACACATCCAGAAACGTCCCTGGCTTTCCCTTCACAGCTTTCATAGGCTCATCTTTCGGAATGAAAAGGATGACGAGCATCAATGTCATAAGAATGCTGACTCCGGTTACTGCAAACACAGCACGGAATCCGAACAAGTCTGATAAAGCTCCGCCAATAAGCGGTCCGATGATTCCACCTGATATGCCACCTGTTTGTAAAAAGCCAAGGGCACTCCCGGTATGTTCTTTCGGTGTGATTCTGGATAAGTATGAAAAAGATACCGTAATAAAGCCTGAAAAGAATCCCATGAAAAAGCGCAATGCTAACAACATCCATGGACCAGTTGCAAAGGCCATCGAAAACGTCAAAATACCCATACCGATTCCGGCACGGATCAAGTTTGCTTTTTGACCATATTTATCTGCAAAAATCCCCCAGATCGGTGCCATGATAGCTCCGGATAAAAATGCCGCAGAAAAAACAGCTCCAGTCCAATTACTAAGAGCCTTACTTCCTGTTACGCCCAATTCTTCGAGATAAAGTGGTAAAAAGGGCAATATCATCGTCATTGCTGCAACGATTATGAAATTACAAAGCCACAAGAAACGTGCACTTTTGCGCCAATTCTCCATAGTTGTTCATCCTAGTCCTATTAATCCTCTTTCAATTGTACCACTGTATGTATTTCCAACTTACTTTCCTGCTCATGATGCCAGTTTTTGCACGAATATGTTTTGCCGCCTACTCCATAGGCGATTCATTAGCATCAACGGTTTTAGCTTTCCCTAAAGCG
The DNA window shown above is from Alkalihalobacillus sp. TS-13 and carries:
- a CDS encoding MFS transporter encodes the protein MENWRKSARFLWLCNFIIVAAMTMILPFLPLYLEELGVTGSKALSNWTGAVFSAAFLSGAIMAPIWGIFADKYGQKANLIRAGIGMGILTFSMAFATGPWMLLALRFFMGFFSGFITVSFSYLSRITPKEHTGSALGFLQTGGISGGIIGPLIGGALSDLFGFRAVFAVTGVSILMTLMLVILFIPKDEPMKAVKGKPGTFLDVLRNKQLLILFIATFLLQAAMLSTNSMMTIFVKTFVHNPENLALLAGLAASILGIATIIGSPYLGKLGDRIGHIKMLPVVMLLSGLLFFPQLWTDNIYELYIWRFLQGLILGGVWPAIQTLIHKKTPDDIQGRAFGVTASCRFLGNLTGPIIGGWISGSFMTAYVFGFAGALLVIGSGLVKWGVHKN
- a CDS encoding GDYXXLXY domain-containing protein — its product is MMRKKWIYFLIVLQVLALAGIAASHYLTLKIGEQVVLKTEPIDPRDLFYGDYVTLNYEISTLSQNLLGDEDIEQRETVYVVLQKAGDVHEAKSVHRNKPEVTNDEIVLKGKVRWIDEYSNILTVDYGIERFYVEEGTGKTIEDERADKVVVRIAPWGNVVIEELLSNDG
- a CDS encoding DUF1836 domain-containing protein, which gives rise to MPSFKLTRKQMAKLLISLQPDQDKTPLDVLKQAWLESNGQSEGLDENGIPEPSFPGIFEKIIKGPRQDKGFSINEIVSLGNQIEYSSLSTSAVQNWVKRDVRNLIGSPQKGKKYSLEQAAILFIVEDLKSTLDFLSIRNLLTLIFNNIEDRHDDLIDPLDFYYTYAAIFEELDLNNDQVVDVDFRVKNGAKAETLVFKKAENKIQYLENLDSKEQSIVKNGLVIATLSVQTSYFQSVSRQFLNKTLFI
- a CDS encoding DUF2157 domain-containing protein — encoded protein: MNERRWLKKEGPKWIEKGLIEKEQLDGILSLYEKKNNNLLPILASILIGLGVLTFVASNWGNMSDLFRLVIICAALTGFQLSGYRLIEKGSETLGIALVGIGVITFGAGIFLTAQMFHIVSYTATAFILWMVVALLTYAILPNSYIYLLSLVIGVSGMIYSAISFQGFSFVLAFLILFAAGYLTFKENHPLFYYIYTIAYSITGITLLVDYDLTYLWMTIIFFILYGISELIPGEKGQLAFRNMSIIGSLAVIFIHVFFLDELVRYEGDVIGSGALYFIMLIGLSALIAWNKFRQSTHSNWLDLALFLPLFLISEIGDLLYLLLAFSYSLFILIQGYQLEESERINRGTFLFLISTLVAYIQLAWDFLPKSMFFLAGGVLLFILSWLLERRRRKWAHQAKGGRS
- a CDS encoding ABC-F family ATP-binding cassette domain-containing protein is translated as MSILHVNGLTHGFGDRTLFDQIEFRLLKGEHVGLVGANGSGKSTLLKLLIGELVPDGGDIERHPGIEIGYLEQHPDFKKGETIKTYLQGAFARFYELEKEMLSITERLSDPKNINLEKDLGRLGKIQDTLDAHEFYKIDTTIEEVAAGLGITPLGMTTETDQLSGGQRTKLMLAKLLLSQPDVLLMDEPTNYLDDVHITWLQKYLSDYPNAFILISHDTSFMNAVVTVIHHLEHKKLTRYVGDYNAFTEAYELRKKQTYQAFVRQQKEIDKLEDYIRRNKARASTAKQAKSREKKLEKIDRIEKPSSLPVPRFKFDVCREPNQEVVIANELQVGYERPLFSGIDLTIKKNMKIAITGYNGIGKSTTIKSLLGLIEPLGGEVKIGSFVRPVYFEQEITLPIKESALQYVWSRFPFMQEKDVRKRLARSGLKNEHIYQPMNTLSGGEQTKVRLCELMMEESNFLVLDEPTNHLDVRAKEALKEALRKYKGTLLIVSHEPEFYQEWVTDIWNVENWVS
- a CDS encoding cyclic-phosphate processing receiver domain-containing protein; this translates as MSKINVFLDDVRPCPDNYILASDIEECIKLLKEKDIQHLSLDHDLENKYRNGYMLVEYMVKHKLFAETITVHSANSGAGKRMFMLLKDAQEDFLIPGEVKISYHPLPIRINRSQ
- a CDS encoding BsuPI-related putative proteinase inhibitor; translation: MYRLATIFLVLLLTACGTSNQPEEPESQPTNGEASEDKKEKSSEGNDSVSDELQLNVVSFTDNKVVIELQNQTESSKELQFSSGQQYDMWITDQDGKQVFHWAEGKMFTQALKTITIEPGQKHTFEVDIPKLDPGTYKVKFKVTSKPPIETSFTHTIE
- the htpX gene encoding protease HtpX, with product MAKRIFLFILTNILVLTTIMIVLSLLGVNNYIGADGNIMFGQLLVFSAVIGFSGSFISLAISRWMAKKMMGVKVIDPDRPNSSYEQDLVERVHRLSRAAGLTKMPEVGIYDSPEVNAFATGPSKRRSLVAVSSGLLQNMDDDAVEGVLAHEVAHISNGDMVTMTLLQGVINTFVVFLSRIAAWAVAQLVDEDKAALVHFLAIIVFQIAFSILGAIVVMAYSRYREFHADRGGADLAGKDKMIHALESLRAHVNRVDTRQESLATMKISGGKKKKMLFSTHPDLDERIRRLHAK